A region of Pyxidicoccus parkwaysis DNA encodes the following proteins:
- a CDS encoding PQQ-dependent sugar dehydrogenase: MKQGQVCRWLLLGVLGVAVAGCSKGGAGGDVFTETGQDPPLGDGADGGSSGDGGEASPSEGETVAERVSDAIPPVAAGTLRVGTQTVTAEMTAPLLGMALPELKDRLFVVDQVGMLWRVNLADGSKEPYLDVSSLLVPVGIEALEGYDERGFLGLAFHPQFATNGLLYTYTSEPVSGNADFTFPKLGSNCTGAPSGLTPDHQNVLREWTVSNPLDLASRPQATSRVVMRMDWGNYNHNGGMLAFGPDGLLYVSTGDGGGEDDQTCQVNGDKKPTIGHSPLGNSQDTRLIYGKMLRIDPTQRTSANGQYGVPADNPFVKDARYLPEIYALGLRNFWRFSFDTPTGALIGGDVGQITIEEVDVIRAGGNYGWRVKEGTAAFDTQAFELDASGETDGIPIQLVPGYPEGLTDPIAQYGHEHEKDEQGSATIGGFVYRGTAIPALSGKYIFGDYSSSEESSPPKGRLFTLSDLTDDELRGSVPGQLHEVQSLTDKPIDLHVLGFAQDANGELYVLGNESGIPKGQTGQLRRLVAP; this comes from the coding sequence ATGAAGCAGGGACAGGTATGCAGATGGCTCTTGCTGGGAGTCCTCGGAGTCGCCGTCGCGGGATGCAGCAAGGGAGGCGCCGGCGGTGATGTCTTCACCGAAACCGGGCAGGACCCGCCCCTGGGAGACGGCGCCGACGGGGGAAGCAGCGGTGATGGCGGGGAAGCCTCTCCCAGCGAGGGAGAGACTGTCGCTGAACGGGTGTCCGACGCGATTCCGCCCGTCGCCGCCGGCACCCTCCGCGTGGGCACGCAGACTGTCACAGCGGAGATGACGGCACCGCTGCTCGGCATGGCGCTGCCCGAGCTCAAGGACCGGCTCTTCGTGGTGGACCAGGTGGGCATGCTCTGGCGCGTCAACCTCGCGGACGGCAGCAAGGAGCCCTACCTCGACGTGAGCAGCCTGCTCGTTCCGGTCGGCATCGAGGCCCTGGAGGGGTACGACGAGCGCGGCTTCCTGGGGCTCGCCTTCCATCCACAGTTCGCCACCAACGGGCTGCTGTACACGTACACGTCCGAGCCCGTGAGCGGGAATGCGGACTTCACCTTCCCCAAGCTCGGCAGCAACTGCACCGGGGCGCCTTCGGGCCTCACGCCGGACCACCAGAACGTGCTGCGCGAGTGGACGGTGTCCAACCCGCTCGACCTCGCCTCGCGGCCTCAGGCCACCAGCCGCGTGGTGATGCGGATGGACTGGGGCAACTACAATCACAACGGGGGCATGCTCGCCTTCGGCCCGGATGGGCTGCTGTATGTCTCGACCGGCGACGGCGGCGGCGAGGACGACCAGACGTGCCAGGTGAACGGGGACAAGAAGCCGACGATTGGCCACTCCCCTCTCGGCAACTCCCAGGACACGCGCCTCATCTACGGAAAGATGCTCCGCATCGACCCCACCCAGCGCACCTCGGCCAATGGCCAGTACGGGGTGCCCGCGGACAACCCGTTCGTCAAGGACGCGCGCTACCTGCCGGAAATCTACGCACTGGGCCTGCGCAACTTCTGGCGCTTCTCCTTCGACACGCCGACCGGCGCGCTCATCGGCGGTGACGTGGGGCAGATCACCATCGAAGAAGTGGACGTCATCCGGGCGGGCGGCAACTACGGGTGGCGCGTGAAAGAGGGCACCGCCGCGTTCGACACGCAGGCCTTCGAGCTCGATGCCTCGGGGGAGACGGACGGCATTCCCATCCAGCTCGTCCCTGGCTACCCGGAGGGCCTCACCGACCCGATTGCCCAGTACGGGCACGAGCACGAGAAGGATGAGCAGGGCAGCGCGACCATCGGGGGCTTCGTCTACCGCGGCACGGCCATCCCGGCGCTGAGCGGCAAGTACATCTTCGGGGACTACTCCTCCTCCGAGGAGTCGTCGCCCCCGAAGGGCAGGCTCTTCACCCTGTCCGACCTCACCGACGACGAGCTGCGTGGAAGCGTCCCGGGCCAGCTGCATGAGGTGCAATCGCTGACGGACAAGCCCATCGACCTGCATGTGCTCGGGTTCGCGCAGGATGCGAACGGAGAGCTGTACGTGCTGGGCAACGAGAGCGGCATCCCCAAGGGCCAGACCGGGCAGTTGCGCCGCCTCGTCGCACCGTAG
- a CDS encoding SDR family NAD(P)-dependent oxidoreductase has product MKDAETSPSPPDTAPPSTAITLDEVRRCTRLLESMAEDRILLADLPSTEKIALLTAAGRVVHPDRQTKTRLSKALRRDRKQAKQTHDREARATTEIRALRRAAVFTVPQLPPPPPSEEPERLLKVPRKCYVCKAEYRRLHFFYDAMCAECADFNYAKRTQRASLAGKVALITGARVKIGYQASLMLLRSGARVIATTRFPQDAAQRYLREPDFADWAHRLHIHGLDLRHAPSVELFARHVEQTHLRLDILINNAAQTVRRPPGFYAHLLEGELRPLHELPEAVRPLLAGHAACVAAVQPALGAGGADAPALAPTWRSSDPALGIHSSAALSLLPYALEQEGDTRALFPEGRLDADLQQVDLRNMNSWRMKLADVPTAEMLEVHLVNAVAPFILCGKLKPLMTRGRTTPGHIVNVSAMEGSFSRGTKTDRHPHTNMAKAALNMMTLTSAPDYAKDGIYMNAVDTGWVTDEDPAVFAERKQQDLDFQPPLDIVDGAARVVDPVISSENTGQYVWGNFFKDYRHTDW; this is encoded by the coding sequence ATGAAGGACGCCGAGACCTCCCCCTCCCCGCCCGATACAGCACCGCCGTCCACCGCCATCACCCTGGACGAGGTCCGCCGCTGCACGCGGCTCCTGGAGTCCATGGCCGAGGACCGGATCCTGCTGGCCGACCTCCCCTCGACGGAGAAGATTGCCCTCCTGACGGCCGCCGGCCGCGTGGTGCACCCGGACCGACAGACGAAGACGCGCCTCAGCAAGGCGCTGCGGAGGGACCGCAAGCAGGCGAAGCAGACGCATGACCGCGAGGCCCGCGCGACGACGGAGATTCGCGCGCTACGCCGGGCCGCCGTCTTCACCGTGCCCCAGCTTCCACCCCCGCCTCCGTCCGAAGAGCCCGAGCGGCTCCTGAAGGTGCCGCGCAAGTGCTACGTGTGCAAGGCGGAGTACCGCAGGCTGCACTTCTTCTACGACGCGATGTGCGCCGAGTGCGCGGACTTCAACTACGCCAAGCGCACCCAGCGCGCTTCGCTGGCCGGGAAGGTGGCCCTCATCACCGGGGCGCGCGTAAAGATTGGCTACCAGGCCTCGCTGATGCTGCTGCGCTCGGGCGCGCGCGTCATCGCCACCACCCGCTTCCCTCAGGACGCCGCGCAGCGCTACCTGCGCGAGCCCGACTTCGCGGACTGGGCCCACCGGCTGCACATCCACGGGCTCGATTTGCGGCACGCCCCTAGCGTGGAGCTCTTCGCCCGGCACGTGGAGCAGACGCACCTCCGGCTGGACATCCTCATCAACAACGCGGCGCAGACGGTGCGCCGGCCGCCCGGGTTCTACGCGCACCTGCTGGAGGGCGAATTGCGCCCGCTGCATGAGCTGCCCGAGGCGGTGCGCCCGCTGCTCGCGGGACACGCGGCGTGCGTAGCGGCGGTGCAGCCGGCCCTCGGCGCTGGCGGCGCGGACGCCCCGGCGCTCGCGCCTACGTGGCGCAGCAGCGACCCGGCGCTGGGCATCCACTCGTCCGCCGCGCTGTCCCTGCTGCCCTACGCGCTGGAGCAGGAGGGCGACACCCGCGCCCTCTTCCCCGAGGGGCGGCTGGACGCGGACCTGCAGCAGGTGGACCTGCGGAACATGAACTCGTGGCGGATGAAGCTGGCAGACGTGCCGACGGCGGAGATGCTGGAGGTGCACCTCGTCAACGCGGTGGCGCCCTTCATCCTCTGCGGCAAGCTCAAGCCGCTGATGACGCGAGGGCGCACCACGCCCGGCCACATCGTCAACGTCTCCGCCATGGAGGGCAGCTTCTCGCGCGGGACGAAGACGGACCGGCACCCGCACACCAACATGGCGAAGGCCGCGCTCAACATGATGACGCTGACGTCCGCGCCCGACTACGCGAAGGACGGCATCTACATGAACGCCGTGGACACCGGCTGGGTCACCGACGAGGACCCGGCCGTGTTCGCGGAGCGCAAGCAGCAGGACCTCGATTTCCAGCCGCCGCTGGACATCGTCGACGGCGCGGCCCGGGTGGTGGACCCCGTCATCTCCTCGGAGAACACCGGCCAGTACGTGTGGGGCAACTTCTTCAAGGACTACCGCCACACCGACTGGTGA
- a CDS encoding GlxA family transcriptional regulator, whose protein sequence is MPYTPAFLPASGRPRTVLFVAFPDMGLLDLTGPQTVFWAASKALAERGVPGYLRHTVSLDGGLVRTVEGVELQTSPLAAFTRVPVDTLVVPGSPDIERVLAESGPLVEWLRRKARATRRTASVCSGAFLLAQAGLLHDKRVTTHWAMCDLLRERFPSTRIDRDAIFVCEGSVWTSAGVSAGIDLSLALVEADHGRDIAMQVAKELVVFLKRPGGQSQFSELLRSQTKDGDDFDELHLWLANNLSSDDLTVDALAERAGMSPRNFARVYKQKTGRTPAKAVEIMRLEAARRMLEDSKRNVDQIARVCGFGDEERMRVTFQRNLSVSPRDYRKRFAT, encoded by the coding sequence ATGCCATATACCCCTGCTTTTCTGCCAGCCTCCGGCCGCCCGCGCACCGTGCTGTTCGTCGCCTTTCCCGACATGGGGCTGCTGGACCTGACGGGCCCCCAGACGGTGTTCTGGGCCGCCTCGAAGGCCCTGGCAGAGCGCGGAGTGCCTGGCTATCTCCGCCACACGGTGAGCCTGGATGGCGGGCTGGTGCGGACAGTGGAAGGCGTGGAGCTCCAGACGTCGCCGCTCGCCGCCTTCACGCGCGTCCCCGTCGACACCCTCGTCGTTCCCGGCTCGCCGGACATCGAGCGTGTCCTGGCGGAATCGGGGCCACTCGTCGAATGGCTGCGGCGGAAGGCGAGGGCGACGCGCCGCACCGCCTCGGTCTGTAGCGGCGCGTTCCTGCTGGCCCAGGCCGGACTGCTTCACGACAAGCGCGTGACTACGCACTGGGCCATGTGTGACCTGCTGCGCGAGCGCTTCCCGTCGACCCGAATCGACCGCGACGCAATCTTCGTCTGTGAAGGCTCGGTGTGGACCTCCGCTGGCGTCAGCGCGGGCATCGACCTCTCCCTGGCGCTGGTGGAGGCGGACCATGGGCGGGACATCGCCATGCAGGTGGCGAAGGAGCTGGTCGTCTTCCTGAAGCGGCCCGGCGGACAGTCGCAGTTCAGCGAGCTGCTGCGGTCGCAGACGAAGGACGGTGACGACTTCGACGAGCTGCACCTGTGGCTCGCGAACAACCTGTCCAGCGACGACCTCACCGTCGACGCGCTGGCCGAACGCGCCGGCATGAGCCCCCGCAACTTCGCGCGCGTCTACAAGCAGAAGACCGGCCGCACTCCGGCGAAGGCCGTGGAAATCATGAGGCTGGAGGCGGCCAGGCGAATGCTGGAGGACTCGAAGCGCAACGTCGACCAGATCGCCCGTGTGTGCGGCTTCGGGGATGAGGAGAGGATGCGGGTGACCTTCCAGCGCAACCTTTCCGTCTCGCCACGGGACTACCGGAAGCGGTTCGCGACGTAG
- a CDS encoding SDR family oxidoreductase → MKIVVIGGTGLIGTKVVKKLRGQGHEVVAAAPSSGVNTLTGEGLAEALAGAQVVVDVANSPSFEDKAVLEFFETSGRNLLAAEEKAGVKHHVALSVVGTERLLGSGYFRGKMAQENLIAAGRIPYTLVRATQFFEFMGGIAQAGTEGEAVRLSTAFMQPIASDDVADAVADAALGAPVHGIVEVAGPERVRLVDVVQRFMNAKQDGRKVIADAAARYFGVVLDDTSLTPGEKARIGPTRFDEWLRRSSP, encoded by the coding sequence ATGAAAATCGTGGTCATTGGTGGCACCGGCCTCATCGGAACGAAGGTGGTGAAGAAGCTTCGTGGGCAGGGCCACGAGGTGGTGGCGGCGGCACCGAGCTCGGGTGTCAACACGCTCACGGGCGAGGGCCTGGCGGAGGCGCTGGCGGGCGCACAGGTGGTCGTCGACGTGGCGAACTCACCGTCGTTCGAGGACAAGGCGGTGCTGGAGTTCTTCGAGACGTCGGGGCGCAATCTCCTCGCGGCGGAGGAGAAGGCCGGCGTGAAGCACCACGTCGCCCTGTCGGTGGTGGGCACGGAGCGGCTCCTGGGCAGCGGCTACTTCCGCGGCAAGATGGCGCAGGAGAACCTGATTGCCGCCGGCAGGATTCCGTACACGCTCGTGCGCGCGACGCAGTTCTTCGAGTTCATGGGTGGCATCGCGCAGGCGGGAACGGAAGGAGAAGCGGTGCGTCTCTCCACGGCGTTCATGCAGCCCATCGCGTCGGACGACGTGGCGGACGCGGTGGCCGACGCGGCGTTGGGGGCGCCGGTCCATGGCATCGTCGAGGTGGCCGGGCCGGAGCGCGTGCGCCTGGTCGACGTGGTTCAACGGTTCATGAACGCGAAGCAGGATGGGCGCAAGGTCATCGCCGACGCTGCCGCGCGCTACTTTGGCGTGGTGCTGGACGACACGTCGCTCACGCCCGGCGAGAAAGCGCGCATCGGGCCGACCCGGTTCGACGAGTGGCTCCGCCGTTCCTCTCCATGA
- a CDS encoding zinc metalloprotease, with protein sequence MIPGYLIVGHALTLLSGASHPFDSNGCSAPEPAPSWVAKFAPTASDCSMDSTVPGPQWLPTTVRRIPVVVHVIADAACTNGNVSDALVQSQIAVLNEDFRALAGTPGGGGVDSKIEFFLATVDPSGNPTTGIRRYCNTTWYQDTGSYWTSIAWDTTRYVNIYTNSAGGSRGYVPFLPAEPTGAVGQPQDRVVINWLAFGRVGPFPPYHNGRTVTHEVGHYLGLFHTYYSGCGTAAAPDCYTTGDRICDTAPNATSHKGCTAGITSCGGVPVPIQNYMELTDDACMTGFSAEQVQRMRCTLATYRPNLAQ encoded by the coding sequence ATGATTCCAGGTTACCTGATTGTCGGCCACGCCCTGACGCTCCTGTCCGGAGCGTCCCACCCCTTCGACTCCAACGGCTGTTCCGCCCCGGAGCCCGCGCCTTCCTGGGTGGCGAAGTTCGCACCCACGGCCTCTGACTGCTCCATGGACTCGACCGTCCCCGGCCCGCAGTGGCTGCCCACGACGGTGCGGCGAATCCCCGTGGTGGTCCATGTCATCGCGGACGCTGCGTGCACGAATGGCAATGTCTCGGATGCGCTGGTCCAAAGCCAGATTGCGGTCCTGAATGAGGACTTCCGCGCGCTGGCCGGCACTCCAGGGGGAGGTGGGGTGGATAGCAAGATTGAGTTCTTCCTTGCCACCGTGGACCCCTCGGGCAACCCGACCACGGGCATCCGGCGCTACTGCAACACGACGTGGTACCAGGACACGGGCAGCTACTGGACCAGCATCGCCTGGGACACGACGCGCTACGTGAACATCTACACCAACAGCGCCGGCGGCTCGCGCGGGTACGTGCCCTTCCTCCCCGCGGAGCCCACGGGCGCCGTGGGTCAGCCGCAGGACCGGGTGGTCATCAACTGGCTGGCCTTCGGACGGGTGGGGCCCTTCCCGCCGTACCACAACGGGCGGACCGTCACCCACGAGGTGGGCCACTACCTGGGCCTGTTCCACACGTACTACTCGGGGTGCGGCACGGCCGCGGCGCCGGACTGCTACACCACCGGAGACCGCATCTGCGACACCGCGCCCAACGCCACCTCGCACAAGGGGTGCACCGCGGGAATCACGAGCTGCGGCGGCGTACCGGTCCCCATCCAGAACTACATGGAGCTGACGGACGACGCCTGCATGACGGGCTTCAGTGCGGAGCAGGTGCAGCGCATGCGCTGCACCCTGGCCACCTATCGCCCGAACCTGGCTCAGTAG
- the mtgA gene encoding monofunctional biosynthetic peptidoglycan transglycosylase: MASRPPSARASSSVRTQKTKQLSSGGRRVVGKAKRSGTGWGGWALGGWLLLVLWLSVEYARLPDVSTLRTQTPRTTALMAQRAEEASEAGKEPRVRQVWVSLGAVAPHVVDAVLVSEDARFYQHEGVDWTEVENALEQSVREARLGRGASTLTQQLAKNLYLSTDRSLLRKGKELLLARRLEDALSKQRILALYLNVVEWGDGVYGIEAAAREHFGTSARALSVAQGAMLAGMLPAPRRWLPAQRPEALRTRASVIIGRLEREGRISGAQARDAQAELSRFFGVPPSAGPIAEANARQPAGS, encoded by the coding sequence ATGGCCTCCCGTCCGCCCTCCGCGCGCGCCTCTTCTTCCGTCCGGACGCAGAAGACGAAGCAGCTCTCTTCCGGCGGCCGGCGCGTCGTTGGAAAGGCAAAGCGCTCCGGCACGGGCTGGGGTGGCTGGGCGCTCGGCGGGTGGCTGCTGCTCGTCCTCTGGCTCAGCGTGGAGTACGCGCGGCTGCCCGACGTGAGCACCCTGCGGACGCAGACTCCGCGCACCACCGCGCTCATGGCGCAGCGGGCCGAGGAGGCGAGTGAAGCGGGCAAGGAGCCCCGCGTGCGCCAGGTCTGGGTGTCCCTCGGCGCGGTGGCCCCGCACGTGGTGGACGCCGTGTTGGTCTCCGAGGACGCGCGCTTCTACCAGCACGAGGGCGTGGACTGGACCGAGGTGGAGAACGCCCTGGAGCAGTCGGTGCGCGAGGCCCGCCTGGGCCGCGGCGCCTCGACGCTCACCCAGCAGCTCGCGAAGAACCTCTACCTCTCCACGGACCGCAGCCTGCTGCGCAAGGGCAAGGAGTTGCTGCTCGCGCGCCGGCTGGAAGACGCGCTGTCCAAGCAGCGCATCCTCGCGCTGTACCTGAATGTCGTGGAGTGGGGAGACGGCGTGTACGGCATCGAGGCGGCGGCGCGTGAGCACTTCGGCACCTCGGCGCGGGCGCTCAGCGTGGCGCAGGGCGCGATGCTCGCGGGCATGCTGCCTGCCCCGCGACGCTGGCTGCCCGCCCAGCGGCCAGAGGCCCTGCGTACCCGCGCGAGCGTCATCATCGGAAGGCTGGAGCGCGAGGGGCGCATCAGCGGTGCGCAAGCCCGCGACGCCCAGGCCGAGCTCTCGCGCTTCTTCGGCGTACCCCCCTCGGCCGGCCCCATCGCGGAGGCCAACGCCCGGCAGCCCGCGGGGAGCTGA
- a CDS encoding ABC transporter ATP-binding protein has protein sequence MLEVRNVVKTYGRTVTAVADVSLTLERGVVGLIGHNGAGKTTLMQMIATLTRPTRGQILFDGVDIVKKPEAIRRRLGFLPQELGVYPNLTALEFMQYFAALKGVRDSARIRHLLELVNLHDQAHRPAASFSGGMQRRLGIAQALLNDPDILIVDEPTAGLDPEERLRFRNLLAELGFRKLVLLSTHIVSDVESIASQLAILRAGRLIAFETPEAILQNARGHIWSAQVADEEYAELRARVHVLHAQRQGSDRIALRIAHAQPPCPGALAAEPSLEEALMAQRYAVQERAA, from the coding sequence ATGCTCGAAGTTCGCAACGTCGTGAAGACCTACGGAAGAACCGTCACCGCCGTGGCGGACGTCTCGCTGACGCTCGAGCGCGGAGTGGTGGGCCTCATCGGCCATAACGGCGCCGGGAAGACCACCTTGATGCAGATGATCGCCACGCTGACCCGGCCCACCCGCGGGCAGATCCTCTTCGATGGCGTGGACATCGTGAAGAAGCCGGAGGCCATCCGGCGGCGGCTCGGCTTCCTGCCACAGGAGCTCGGCGTCTATCCGAACCTGACCGCGCTCGAGTTCATGCAGTATTTCGCCGCGCTCAAGGGGGTGCGTGATTCTGCCCGCATCCGCCACCTGCTCGAGCTGGTGAACCTGCATGACCAGGCCCACCGTCCGGCGGCCTCATTCTCCGGCGGGATGCAGCGGCGCCTCGGCATCGCCCAGGCGCTGCTCAACGACCCCGACATCCTCATCGTCGACGAGCCCACCGCGGGGCTCGACCCCGAGGAGCGACTGCGCTTCCGGAACCTGCTCGCCGAGCTCGGCTTCCGCAAGCTGGTCCTCCTCTCGACCCACATCGTCTCCGACGTGGAGAGCATCGCGAGCCAGCTCGCCATCCTGCGCGCGGGGCGGCTCATCGCCTTCGAGACGCCCGAGGCCATCCTCCAGAACGCCCGGGGGCACATCTGGTCAGCCCAGGTCGCGGACGAGGAATACGCGGAGCTGCGCGCTCGCGTGCACGTCCTGCACGCCCAGCGCCAGGGCAGCGACCGCATCGCCCTGCGCATCGCGCATGCGCAGCCGCCCTGCCCTGGCGCCCTGGCAGCCGAGCCCAGCCTCGAAGAGGCGCTGATGGCCCAGCGCTACGCGGTGCAGGAGCGGGCAGCATGA
- a CDS encoding sulfotransferase family protein, giving the protein MRTPNFFIVGAPRCGTTSMYGYLQQHPEVFMSPVKEPHYWSSELFPTGHRATEARYLKLFSGARERHARVGEASPSYLFSREAPGRIRAFAPDARIVVMLRNPVDMVYSLHQRRVLVGNEDLLDFEAALAAEEPRRRGELPARGGLYLYREVGAYAEQVRRYFDTFGRERVHVILHEDLREDVAGTFRSTLRFLGLREDAPVDLAVRNESRRLRSPALHRLITPLRRSRLTWGLASRLVALNTKPGRLEPMKPALRQQLAAHFAPDVERLGALLGRDLSHWSREA; this is encoded by the coding sequence ATGCGCACGCCCAACTTCTTCATCGTCGGCGCCCCTCGCTGCGGGACGACCTCCATGTACGGCTACCTCCAGCAGCACCCGGAGGTGTTCATGTCTCCGGTGAAGGAGCCGCACTACTGGAGCTCGGAGCTGTTCCCCACGGGGCATCGGGCCACCGAGGCGCGGTACCTGAAGCTGTTCTCCGGTGCCAGGGAACGACACGCGCGGGTGGGTGAGGCGTCTCCCTCGTACCTCTTCTCGCGCGAGGCGCCCGGGCGCATCCGGGCCTTCGCGCCGGACGCGCGCATCGTGGTGATGCTGCGCAACCCGGTGGACATGGTGTACTCGCTTCACCAGCGACGCGTGCTGGTGGGCAACGAGGACCTGCTGGACTTCGAGGCGGCGCTGGCCGCGGAGGAGCCGCGCCGCCGGGGCGAGCTGCCCGCGCGCGGCGGGCTGTACCTCTACCGCGAGGTGGGCGCCTACGCGGAGCAGGTGCGCCGCTACTTCGACACCTTCGGCCGCGAGCGCGTGCACGTCATCCTCCACGAGGACCTGCGCGAGGACGTGGCCGGCACCTTCAGGTCCACCCTGCGCTTCCTCGGGCTGCGCGAGGACGCGCCGGTGGACCTGGCCGTGCGCAACGAGAGCCGCCGGCTCCGCAGCCCCGCCCTGCACCGCCTCATCACCCCGCTGCGCCGCTCGCGCCTCACCTGGGGCCTGGCCTCGCGGCTCGTCGCGCTCAACACGAAGCCGGGCCGGCTGGAGCCGATGAAGCCCGCGCTGCGCCAGCAGCTCGCCGCGCACTTCGCCCCGGACGTGGAGCGGCTGGGCGCGTTGCTCGGCCGCGACCTCTCGCACTGGAGCCGCGAAGCATGA
- a CDS encoding S41 family peptidase, whose translation MRPHGLGLKLGVCLALLVVSGAAAQQAKPEEQERTRLQRLTALGELWGQVRYRHPWMLSRNIDWDAAFMNAVPKVEAARSTDEYAAAVQSMLDVLKDPATKVKSAQPPATLAPPTLRPLIGVEKDVVVLDLRNLTTLEGRQEFWGLGPNLWEPFAKARASVGIVDLRMRGFDPEELWSVSSAADNILGLFFTGELVVPGLRSTIHGGYKAQTGMDSPYTTAFTQDASAVMQGASGTNPARAVFLLDDHSRISPKMLALRAAGRALFVGEGPVTDVLTVDTQDVPLGEKLTATLRTSETVLPVGLDEELPARADLKAPDAAFARALVLARQKFKPRGSTASAQPEVLWRPDNTYKESPYPSRELRLLAAVRLWNVVQLFFPYTHLMDVDWSKQLPVLLKRFEAARDAKEYALEVAKASTDLRDGHVSISGPPAYQEFWIEAGAPFDAQDIEGKVVVAEILDAELAQGLSVGDIIEKVDGEPLEERIRRIDAFKQNATEASTRLFNINMALGGRQGVEATFTVRNEKGVREVKVKRARYMSQKGRAHEPFKLLEGDISYVNLTQLEPGEVAEVMKKAQGTRAIVFDLRGYPRGTMDLLAPYLNVKGAKIGARFEVPLVAGSSLVNGRAVLMQDLATADVPVYRGRTVTLIDAGAMSAAETMGLMLEATCGTTFVGSPTAGANGDMTYTTLPGGIWMSFTGMGTLHPDGSQLQRKGLTPHVAVRPTLAGLRAGRDEVLERALQVLKVPVKPAAAAGPATR comes from the coding sequence ATGCGACCGCATGGCCTGGGTTTGAAGCTGGGAGTGTGTCTGGCTCTGCTCGTTGTCTCGGGGGCAGCGGCACAGCAGGCGAAGCCGGAGGAGCAGGAGCGCACGCGGCTCCAGCGGCTGACGGCGCTGGGAGAGCTCTGGGGGCAGGTGCGTTACCGCCACCCGTGGATGCTCTCGCGGAACATCGATTGGGACGCGGCGTTCATGAACGCCGTGCCGAAGGTGGAGGCCGCCAGGAGCACCGACGAGTACGCGGCGGCCGTGCAGTCGATGCTCGACGTGCTCAAGGACCCCGCCACGAAGGTGAAGAGCGCGCAGCCGCCCGCCACGCTGGCTCCGCCGACGCTCCGGCCGCTGATTGGCGTGGAGAAGGACGTGGTGGTGCTGGACCTGCGCAACCTCACGACTCTCGAGGGACGCCAGGAGTTCTGGGGCCTGGGCCCCAATCTCTGGGAGCCCTTCGCCAAGGCCAGGGCGTCAGTCGGCATCGTGGACCTGCGGATGCGCGGCTTCGACCCGGAGGAGCTCTGGAGCGTCTCCAGCGCGGCGGACAACATCCTCGGCCTGTTCTTCACGGGAGAGCTGGTCGTTCCGGGGCTGAGGTCCACGATTCATGGGGGATACAAGGCGCAGACCGGCATGGACAGCCCCTACACCACGGCCTTCACCCAGGATGCCAGCGCGGTCATGCAAGGTGCTTCCGGGACGAATCCCGCGCGGGCCGTCTTCCTGCTGGACGACCACAGCCGTATCTCTCCGAAGATGCTGGCGCTGCGCGCCGCCGGCCGCGCGCTCTTCGTGGGCGAGGGGCCCGTGACGGACGTGCTGACCGTGGACACCCAGGACGTGCCACTGGGCGAGAAGCTCACCGCCACCCTCCGAACGAGCGAGACGGTGCTGCCCGTGGGCCTCGATGAAGAGCTCCCGGCGCGAGCCGACCTGAAGGCCCCCGACGCGGCCTTCGCCCGGGCGCTGGTCCTGGCCCGGCAGAAGTTCAAGCCCAGGGGCTCCACTGCCTCCGCCCAGCCCGAAGTCCTGTGGCGTCCGGACAACACATACAAGGAGTCCCCGTACCCCTCGCGCGAGCTGCGCCTGCTGGCGGCCGTGCGGCTGTGGAACGTGGTGCAGCTCTTCTTTCCCTATACGCACCTGATGGACGTGGACTGGAGCAAGCAGCTCCCCGTCTTGCTGAAGCGCTTCGAGGCCGCCAGGGACGCAAAGGAGTATGCGCTCGAAGTGGCGAAGGCCTCCACGGACCTGCGCGACGGCCATGTCTCCATCAGCGGCCCCCCCGCGTACCAGGAGTTCTGGATTGAAGCCGGGGCTCCCTTCGACGCGCAAGACATCGAGGGGAAGGTGGTCGTCGCCGAGATTCTCGATGCGGAGCTCGCGCAGGGGCTCTCCGTGGGGGACATCATCGAGAAGGTGGACGGCGAGCCGCTGGAGGAGCGGATCCGACGCATCGACGCCTTCAAGCAAAACGCCACGGAGGCGTCGACTCGCCTCTTCAACATCAACATGGCGCTCGGGGGCCGCCAGGGCGTCGAGGCGACCTTCACGGTGCGCAACGAGAAGGGGGTGCGCGAGGTGAAGGTGAAGCGGGCCCGCTATATGTCCCAGAAGGGACGCGCTCACGAGCCCTTCAAGCTGCTGGAGGGCGACATCAGCTACGTGAACCTCACGCAGCTCGAGCCCGGCGAGGTGGCGGAGGTCATGAAGAAAGCCCAGGGGACCCGGGCCATCGTGTTTGATTTGCGAGGCTACCCGCGGGGGACGATGGACCTGCTGGCGCCGTACCTCAATGTGAAGGGCGCGAAGATTGGGGCTCGCTTCGAGGTCCCCCTCGTCGCGGGTTCGTCGCTGGTGAATGGCCGTGCGGTGTTGATGCAGGACCTTGCCACCGCGGATGTGCCGGTGTACCGCGGCCGTACCGTGACGCTCATCGATGCGGGCGCCATGAGCGCCGCCGAGACCATGGGATTGATGTTGGAGGCCACCTGCGGGACGACCTTCGTTGGCAGTCCCACCGCTGGAGCCAATGGCGACATGACGTACACCACGTTGCCAGGAGGCATCTGGATGAGCTTCACGGGCATGGGCACCCTTCACCCGGATGGGAGCCAGCTCCAGCGCAAGGGGCTCACGCCCCATGTGGCTGTGCGCCCGACGCTCGCGGGCCTGCGCGCGGGCAGGGATGAGGTGCTGGAGCGCGCGCTCCAGGTCCTCAAGGTGCCGGTCAAGCCCGCCGCCGCCGCGGGGCCTGCGACCCGCTAG